The following coding sequences are from one Treponema parvum window:
- a CDS encoding LacI family DNA-binding transcriptional regulator → MNRAKDVAQLCGVSISTVSRVLSGKTYVKESTRKRILEAVEKTGYRPNIMAQNLKLGKNSVIAIIVPSIDNLIYPPLVRGIEDVVNEQNYIVTICNTDEDEEKETHFINRFLNRGLAGLIVATLRKKSTQIKKFKDENFPIVLTNRAYDKSFDTVIVDNHQATYKMINVLISGGCKHIAYASADPDLFLYEQRFCGYKDALQDAHIPFKKEYIMEDNGDPNSLYGKTKNLLKNHPEIDAVAASNDFRAFVISQAVTDMGLRIPQDISVTGFDGIEVGKYMTPSLTTVYQPLREMGACAAKRLLEQINHKEQTGSFLPPETIVLPTEIILRQSTR, encoded by the coding sequence ATGAATAGAGCAAAAGACGTTGCCCAACTATGCGGCGTTTCCATAAGTACGGTATCCCGCGTGCTTTCAGGAAAAACTTACGTAAAAGAAAGCACGCGTAAAAGAATATTGGAAGCAGTAGAAAAAACCGGTTACAGACCGAATATCATGGCGCAAAACCTTAAACTGGGAAAAAACAGCGTCATTGCCATAATAGTACCGTCCATCGACAACCTTATTTATCCCCCGCTTGTCCGCGGCATTGAAGATGTAGTAAACGAACAAAACTATATAGTTACGATTTGTAACACGGATGAAGACGAAGAAAAAGAAACACATTTTATTAACAGGTTTCTTAACAGGGGGCTGGCAGGCCTGATAGTTGCGACGCTTCGTAAAAAAAGCACACAGATAAAAAAATTTAAAGATGAAAATTTTCCTATTGTGCTTACAAACCGCGCATATGACAAATCGTTCGATACTGTCATCGTAGACAATCATCAAGCGACTTACAAAATGATCAATGTGCTGATTTCCGGCGGCTGCAAACACATTGCCTACGCTTCGGCGGACCCCGATCTTTTTTTGTATGAGCAGCGTTTTTGCGGCTATAAAGACGCATTGCAGGACGCTCACATCCCGTTCAAAAAAGAATATATAATGGAAGACAACGGGGATCCCAACTCTCTTTACGGAAAAACCAAAAACCTGCTTAAAAATCACCCTGAAATTGACGCTGTCGCAGCTTCCAATGACTTTAGGGCATTCGTCATATCGCAAGCGGTGACGGATATGGGACTGCGCATCCCTCAGGATATTTCTGTGACGGGGTTCGACGGCATTGAAGTGGGCAAATACATGACGCCGTCTTTGACGACAGTATATCAGCCGCTGCGGGAAATGGGCGCATGCGCGGCAAAGAGGCTGCTTGAACAGATAAATCACAAAGAGCAGACGGGCTCGTTTCTTCCGCCCGAAACGATAGTTTTACCCACTGAGATCATATTGCGCCAGTCAACCAGATAA
- a CDS encoding amidohydrolase family protein, with the protein MRCIDMFNHYLPKCFYEKITALGGNAHMMTRASRMPAMSDLSYRLRLMDTFEGYQQIPCIVSPSVEQLVPENKTAELARSANESFYELCQKYPDKFPSFVAVLPLDNMDKAAKEAEYAVTQLGAAGAQIFTNQGGSAIDSDEFYKLYKVLDELEAALWVHPARTQSQPYYKNETEERYELWWTMMWPIETTMAASRLVYSGINQRCPRLKVILHHAGGMLPMMEGRLENGLKLYGTRTAQDKKDLTESPIKEKCQIDEFRKLYADCATFGSKAAIQCGINFFGAEHMVFASDMPFDPEDGFGYVRRTLNDIANLPISEKEKDALRYTNALKILKRIF; encoded by the coding sequence ATGCGCTGTATAGATATGTTTAATCATTATCTTCCGAAGTGCTTTTACGAAAAAATAACGGCTTTGGGCGGTAACGCCCACATGATGACACGCGCTTCCCGTATGCCCGCAATGAGCGACCTGTCTTACCGCCTGCGTCTTATGGACACGTTTGAAGGTTATCAACAAATTCCGTGCATAGTAAGTCCGAGCGTAGAACAACTGGTGCCTGAAAACAAGACTGCAGAGCTGGCAAGAAGCGCGAACGAATCATTCTATGAACTTTGTCAAAAGTATCCGGATAAATTTCCGTCCTTTGTCGCCGTTCTGCCGTTGGACAATATGGATAAAGCGGCAAAGGAAGCCGAGTATGCAGTTACGCAGTTAGGCGCCGCAGGCGCGCAGATCTTTACAAACCAAGGCGGATCAGCGATCGACAGCGACGAATTCTACAAATTATATAAGGTTCTAGACGAATTGGAAGCAGCTTTATGGGTACATCCGGCTCGGACACAAAGTCAACCCTACTATAAAAATGAAACGGAAGAACGTTACGAATTATGGTGGACGATGATGTGGCCTATTGAAACAACTATGGCGGCATCGCGTCTTGTTTACTCAGGTATAAATCAAAGGTGTCCTCGCCTAAAAGTAATCCTACATCATGCAGGAGGAATGCTTCCCATGATGGAAGGCAGACTGGAAAACGGACTAAAGCTGTACGGAACTCGTACCGCACAGGACAAAAAGGATTTAACGGAATCCCCGATTAAAGAAAAATGTCAAATCGATGAATTCCGCAAACTTTACGCCGATTGCGCGACATTCGGCAGTAAGGCGGCGATACAATGCGGAATAAATTTCTTCGGGGCGGAACACATGGTATTTGCCAGCGACATGCCGTTTGATCCCGAAGACGGATTCGGGTATGTAAGAAGAACGTTAAACGACATAGCGAATCTGCCGATAAGTGAAAAAGAAAAAGACGCTCTTCGCTATACGAACGCACTTAAGATTTTAAAGCGTATTTTTTAA
- a CDS encoding TRAP transporter permease — MFDDKLRTKLCRYVFIVAALLYLYTSGFGSFSEMTHRALLVAVCGFSVFLKKPFKIGKDKKQNFFTRMLDWLFSIGFTTACIYIMCIWNSRTSKIGGAPQIDIWMGILMIVLLLIASYKTTGLPLVITCIVFLLYAKFGPYLPRVIAHRGESWSRIAQFMYVSTGSIFGIPVSIAATYIISFVIFGAFLERFGAGQWFVDISYAATGNYRGGPAKTSVISSALMGMISGSPAANVVTTGAFTIPLMKRMGYKDYEAAAVESVASTGGMFTPPIMGAAAFLMAEYLNISYASVAKAAILPAILYYISIFLVVDAIAVKSNLLGIPKNELPNAKSIMKERGQLCLPIVLVIAGIIIGWSAMKVAFWGTVSVLLVACIKRETRPTLKGILEALESSIKNVSGIVISCASAGIIVGVISMTGLATKLSYTLINIAHGNIYIAAVLVAFITIILGCGMPPTPTYIILATVLVGPLTKMGASAISAHMFIFMFASIGALTPPVAITAYTAAAIAKSDPNKTGYRAFRMGLVAYIIPFIFLLNPALLLTGSLPIVVMAVISSIIGIFALTGAIEGYIFRSWITVSRILLALAAVLLLIPGSITDIIGAILMLIAFFLSRIADTKKRTS, encoded by the coding sequence ATGTTTGACGATAAACTTAGAACAAAGCTCTGCCGTTACGTATTTATCGTTGCGGCGCTATTATACCTTTACACATCGGGCTTCGGTTCCTTTTCAGAAATGACGCATCGCGCTCTGCTTGTTGCGGTATGCGGTTTTTCAGTGTTTTTAAAAAAACCGTTTAAAATCGGTAAGGATAAAAAGCAAAACTTCTTTACAAGAATGCTTGACTGGCTGTTTTCCATAGGATTTACAACTGCATGCATATACATCATGTGTATCTGGAATTCCAGAACCAGCAAAATCGGAGGAGCCCCGCAAATCGACATATGGATGGGAATTTTAATGATTGTGCTGTTGCTCATTGCCTCTTACAAGACAACAGGCTTGCCGCTAGTGATTACCTGTATTGTATTTTTGCTATACGCAAAATTCGGTCCGTATTTACCCCGTGTAATTGCACATAGAGGAGAATCTTGGAGCCGGATAGCTCAATTTATGTATGTGTCCACAGGAAGTATTTTCGGTATTCCCGTAAGTATCGCCGCTACATACATAATAAGTTTTGTCATTTTTGGGGCTTTTTTGGAACGTTTCGGAGCAGGACAATGGTTTGTAGACATTTCCTACGCCGCAACGGGAAACTATCGCGGCGGCCCTGCAAAGACAAGCGTCATATCCAGCGCATTAATGGGCATGATCTCAGGTTCTCCTGCGGCAAACGTCGTCACCACCGGGGCTTTTACAATTCCGCTGATGAAACGCATGGGGTACAAGGATTATGAAGCGGCCGCAGTAGAATCTGTCGCGTCCACAGGGGGAATGTTTACTCCGCCTATAATGGGCGCTGCGGCATTTTTAATGGCGGAGTATTTGAATATCTCATATGCAAGCGTAGCGAAAGCTGCAATCCTTCCGGCTATCTTATACTACATATCAATCTTTTTAGTCGTTGACGCTATTGCGGTAAAAAGCAATCTTCTTGGAATTCCAAAAAATGAGCTTCCGAACGCAAAAAGCATCATGAAAGAAAGAGGACAACTTTGTCTTCCTATTGTTCTCGTAATCGCAGGTATAATAATCGGATGGAGCGCGATGAAAGTCGCCTTCTGGGGCACAGTCTCCGTGCTTTTGGTCGCCTGTATAAAAAGAGAAACCCGCCCGACTTTAAAAGGTATTCTTGAAGCCTTGGAAAGCAGCATAAAAAATGTCTCGGGTATTGTAATCTCTTGCGCGTCTGCAGGTATAATAGTCGGCGTAATTTCTATGACCGGCCTTGCTACAAAATTAAGTTATACTTTGATCAATATTGCGCATGGGAACATTTATATAGCAGCCGTCCTTGTCGCCTTTATTACAATAATTCTCGGCTGCGGCATGCCGCCTACGCCTACATACATAATCTTAGCCACAGTCTTAGTCGGTCCTCTTACAAAGATGGGAGCTTCCGCTATCTCTGCTCATATGTTTATATTTATGTTCGCTTCAATAGGAGCTCTTACTCCTCCGGTAGCTATTACAGCGTATACGGCGGCGGCAATTGCAAAATCAGATCCGAATAAGACCGGTTACCGCGCATTCCGCATGGGGCTTGTGGCCTACATAATCCCGTTCATTTTTCTTTTGAATCCTGCTTTGCTCCTTACAGGAAGCTTACCGATTGTAGTTATGGCTGTAATATCGTCAATCATAGGAATTTTTGCACTTACAGGCGCAATTGAAGGGTATATATTCCGCTCATGGATAACAGTGTCCAGAATACTTCTTGCTTTAGCCGCCGTACTCCTGTTGATTCCCGGAAGTATTACCGATATTATCGGAGCGATACTTATGCTTATCGCCTTTTTTCTGAGCAGAATCGCAGATACTAAAAAGAGGACATCCTGA
- a CDS encoding TAXI family TRAP transporter solute-binding subunit, protein MKKRTITVLLTALFTLAAFANGKPDSGSGTPKFITVGTGATGGAFYPIGVAVASVITNNLDIDATAQVTGGALENIELVQNKTIDLGITMGNSAQEAYEKNGYTNINALFGGLSKGFFQIVVMNDSPIKTMMDLIGRKVCMGPAGNGAISVAETIWGAHGFSITDVKATYLSYDDGIRQLTDGNCDAVVVQAAIPSAAIQELAASSKAYRLIPVSENVAKTLSDKYQYFGYGKLPKAIYQNNPSDTMTMYIINMMIVRADLPEDTVYNITKSLFENIETIKASHKAASGITLKDAARTSVPLHPGAQKYFNEIKVK, encoded by the coding sequence ATGAAAAAAAGAACAATTACGGTATTGTTGACAGCACTTTTTACACTCGCTGCCTTTGCAAACGGGAAACCCGACTCAGGTTCAGGTACGCCGAAATTCATCACAGTCGGTACTGGAGCGACAGGGGGAGCATTTTATCCCATAGGCGTAGCGGTTGCCTCCGTTATAACAAACAATTTGGATATTGACGCTACGGCGCAGGTTACCGGAGGCGCATTGGAAAATATCGAACTCGTACAAAACAAGACTATCGATCTTGGAATTACTATGGGAAATTCCGCACAGGAAGCCTATGAAAAAAACGGATATACAAATATAAACGCCTTATTCGGCGGGCTTTCAAAAGGTTTTTTCCAGATAGTGGTTATGAATGACAGCCCCATCAAGACAATGATGGATTTGATCGGACGAAAAGTATGCATGGGGCCTGCCGGTAACGGCGCGATTTCGGTTGCGGAAACCATATGGGGCGCACACGGCTTCAGCATTACCGATGTAAAAGCGACCTATCTTTCATATGACGACGGCATAAGACAGCTTACCGACGGAAACTGCGATGCGGTTGTAGTTCAGGCGGCAATTCCCTCAGCGGCCATACAAGAGCTGGCGGCGTCTTCAAAAGCATATCGTCTGATTCCTGTATCTGAAAACGTCGCAAAGACGCTTTCAGATAAGTACCAATACTTCGGTTACGGGAAATTGCCAAAAGCAATATATCAAAACAACCCTTCGGACACTATGACAATGTATATAATAAACATGATGATCGTCCGCGCAGACTTACCCGAAGATACGGTTTATAATATTACAAAGTCTTTGTTCGAAAATATTGAAACCATAAAAGCTTCTCACAAAGCTGCCAGCGGTATTACGCTAAAGGACGCTGCAAGAACCTCCGTTCCCCTGCATCCGGGTGCACAAAAATATTTTAATGAAATAAAAGTGAAATAA
- a CDS encoding ATP-dependent 6-phosphofructokinase — translation MADIIHFNDFTIEQLGQCKVPSPIELSHTHGDFRANYVKDSAFVRQNINIFYDSKVEDDLTSNNLMQKAGPREKIYFDPVHVNAAICTCGGLCPGLNDVIRAVVRCLYMRYGVRRIMGFQFGYKGFLSEYAFNTIPLTPENVDTIHKIGGSFLGTSRGGGNRVIDIVDCIERLNINQLYVIGGDGTLRGAYDIACEIEKRGLKVAVIGVPKTVDNDIEFIDRSFGFETAVEKAREAVSSIHMEAHSQINGIGLLKLMGRESGFIAMATSLASHETNFCLIPEIPFDLDGPNGFLMNLEKRLERRHHAVIVVAEGAGQELLNATNQKDDSGNKKLADFGTFLRDKINSYFANKKIHINLKYIDPSYQIRAAVTNANDSIYCERLGNNAVHAAMAGKTKMVVGLVHDKYVHLPIKMVTKQRKRVDPEGSMWRDTLDATGQPILMVNNMKSALERMEKMSMEGMSKGE, via the coding sequence ATGGCCGATATCATACATTTTAATGATTTTACAATTGAACAGTTGGGACAATGCAAAGTTCCTTCGCCGATCGAACTTTCGCATACGCACGGCGATTTTAGAGCGAACTATGTAAAGGATTCCGCCTTTGTACGGCAGAATATAAATATTTTTTATGATTCCAAAGTCGAAGACGATCTTACTTCGAATAACCTTATGCAAAAAGCGGGCCCGCGTGAAAAAATTTATTTTGATCCTGTTCACGTAAATGCGGCTATATGCACTTGCGGAGGTCTTTGTCCTGGATTGAATGACGTCATACGCGCCGTCGTCCGTTGTCTTTACATGCGCTACGGAGTGCGTCGCATTATGGGTTTTCAGTTCGGCTACAAGGGCTTTTTAAGCGAATACGCTTTTAACACGATACCCCTTACTCCTGAAAACGTTGATACAATCCATAAGATAGGCGGTTCGTTTTTGGGAACCAGCCGGGGCGGCGGAAACCGTGTAATAGATATTGTAGACTGTATAGAGCGCCTGAACATAAATCAGCTTTATGTTATAGGCGGCGACGGAACGCTTCGCGGTGCTTACGATATTGCCTGCGAAATTGAAAAACGCGGTCTTAAAGTTGCAGTAATAGGAGTTCCGAAGACGGTTGACAACGATATTGAATTTATAGACCGTTCGTTCGGGTTTGAAACGGCCGTCGAAAAGGCAAGAGAAGCGGTGAGCAGTATTCACATGGAAGCGCATTCCCAAATAAACGGTATAGGCCTTTTAAAACTCATGGGAAGGGAGTCGGGTTTTATTGCCATGGCGACGTCTCTTGCGAGCCATGAAACAAATTTCTGTCTTATTCCCGAAATACCTTTCGACCTTGACGGTCCCAACGGATTTTTGATGAATCTTGAAAAACGTCTTGAACGGCGTCATCATGCGGTGATCGTGGTTGCCGAAGGCGCGGGACAAGAGCTTTTAAATGCGACCAACCAAAAAGACGATTCGGGCAATAAGAAACTGGCGGATTTCGGCACATTCCTTAGGGATAAAATAAATTCATATTTTGCAAATAAAAAAATCCACATAAATCTCAAGTATATTGATCCCAGCTATCAGATCCGCGCCGCCGTAACAAATGCTAACGATTCTATCTATTGCGAACGACTCGGTAACAATGCCGTTCATGCGGCGATGGCCGGAAAAACAAAGATGGTAGTAGGGCTTGTTCACGACAAATACGTGCATTTGCCGATAAAAATGGTAACAAAGCAGAGAAAGAGAGTAGACCCCGAAGGCTCCATGTGGCGCGATACTCTGGACGCAACGGGGCAGCCCATACTCATGGTGAATAATATGAAATCCGCTCTTGAGCGTATGGAAAAGATGAGTATGGAAGGAATGTCCAAGGGGGAATAG
- a CDS encoding MBL fold metallo-hydrolase produces MDSEDANGRILYEDETHKFIWLGIDKNNHNDEIQTMQYLIIDHGKGIVLDPGGVHIFASVIASISRYISLDNIHTIFYSHQDPDVSSGIALWLGITHAKVYISSLWVRFLPHFGIVDSERIIPINDEGMTLTTENGASYDFIPAHFMHSPGNFNLYDKKSRILFTGDIGAAVFDEGHETVFVEDFVSHIPLIEGFHKRYMASNSVVKNWCDRVRRLDPQMLVPQHGAIYKDDAINEFLDWLSVLKCGIDLMD; encoded by the coding sequence ATAGACAGCGAAGATGCCAACGGCCGTATTTTATATGAAGATGAAACGCATAAATTCATATGGCTCGGTATAGACAAAAACAATCACAATGATGAAATACAGACTATGCAGTATCTGATCATTGATCACGGCAAGGGAATTGTGCTTGATCCGGGCGGAGTTCACATTTTTGCAAGTGTAATTGCGTCCATAAGCAGATACATATCTTTGGATAATATACATACGATTTTTTATTCACACCAAGATCCCGACGTTTCTTCGGGAATAGCTTTGTGGCTCGGCATTACGCACGCCAAAGTGTATATCTCGTCTCTTTGGGTGCGTTTCCTTCCTCATTTTGGTATAGTGGATTCCGAGAGAATTATTCCTATAAATGATGAGGGAATGACTTTAACTACCGAAAACGGCGCGTCATACGATTTTATTCCTGCGCATTTTATGCATTCTCCGGGAAATTTTAATCTTTACGACAAAAAATCCCGTATTTTATTTACGGGAGACATTGGAGCCGCCGTATTTGACGAAGGACACGAAACCGTTTTTGTGGAAGATTTTGTTTCTCATATTCCTTTGATCGAAGGATTTCATAAGCGTTATATGGCGTCGAATTCCGTCGTAAAAAACTGGTGCGACAGAGTGCGCCGGCTTGATCCGCAAATGCTTGTTCCTCAGCACGGCGCCATATATAAGGATGACGCCATAAATGAGTTTTTGGACTGGCTTTCTGTTCTCAAATGCGGTATAGATTTAATGGATTGA
- a CDS encoding methyl-accepting chemotaxis protein yields the protein MDEQIIQNYEDLLQNISIGFNKGITTSAVTMNSLGVLNYAIEVVSGGLESIVSTFEQMQASSKGTANNIEQINSMMGGILNANNALKKDISDRIQEIESTSKDAEVLSSSFKDLEEQTKKIAKITGDIQNVVDKTNVLAINASIEAAHAGAFGAGFKIIANEVHSLASQTGDFAKQITESTEAFEKTVEKINTQMNQFTSLILRFNVSLNSVLTNFTNNDNAINTSGQTLSEITAAVREESQALTAGLAALEKVNGSMKDTHTILGAIDSVHRFLDKMFQIKKK from the coding sequence ATGGATGAACAGATTATACAAAATTACGAAGACTTGTTGCAGAACATTTCCATAGGATTCAATAAGGGAATTACTACTTCCGCCGTCACCATGAATTCTTTGGGAGTTCTCAATTACGCAATAGAGGTTGTGAGCGGCGGCTTGGAATCCATAGTCAGCACGTTTGAGCAGATGCAGGCTTCGAGCAAGGGCACCGCCAACAATATAGAACAGATAAATTCCATGATGGGCGGCATATTAAACGCCAACAACGCTCTAAAAAAAGACATAAGCGACCGCATTCAGGAAATAGAATCCACTTCAAAGGACGCGGAAGTTCTTTCCTCTTCCTTTAAAGATTTGGAAGAGCAGACAAAAAAGATTGCAAAAATAACCGGCGATATACAAAATGTAGTTGACAAAACTAACGTTCTTGCAATAAACGCTTCGATAGAAGCGGCACATGCCGGGGCTTTCGGCGCGGGTTTTAAGATTATCGCAAACGAAGTACATAGCCTGGCTTCTCAGACGGGGGATTTTGCAAAGCAGATAACCGAAAGCACGGAAGCCTTTGAAAAAACCGTGGAAAAAATAAACACGCAAATGAATCAATTTACTTCTCTTATCTTGCGTTTTAATGTTTCGTTGAATTCCGTTTTGACCAATTTTACGAATAACGACAACGCAATCAATACTTCGGGACAAACCCTCTCTGAAATCACGGCTGCCGTGCGCGAAGAATCTCAGGCGCTCACTGCAGGCCTCGCGGCACTTGAAAAAGTAAACGGTTCCATGAAAGACACTCATACGATTTTGGGCGCGATAGATTCCGTGCACCGCTTTTTGGATAAGATGTTTCAGATAAAAAAGAAATAA
- the ppk1 gene encoding polyphosphate kinase 1 produces MKKKHKIPFFNRELSWIEFNARVLKEACRKDIPVMEKLQFLAIVSSNFNDFFQIRVAAIKRLLKEAPDIKDSSGLNPRELLKKISLRCHEIVHVQHDCLVNDVLPSLKQNGIEYVPPSDFTTYQKAFTKHLFNTQIFPLLTPLRIDTENFPSIRNLQLHAAFLLKRMEGIPPLENMPQQETSEPFISIVQIPSVIQRVIPFGGNDKKKSFCLLDDLVLQYGTQLFPGFTVEQTMLFKITRDADLSVNSADNDFIDAVEEAIAQRQSSFAVRLLCTQSSRDILKVLSEKLEIEEDDIYQVGGIMDPSTLLDITKIENTEKLHYPVWHHFHSADLPAQGAYWDTIKQKDILLHFPYQSYNPVIKFISDAADDPDVLAIKMTLYRAGHESPIIDALKRAANNGKQVTCFVELMARFDEERNIAWAEQLEKANVTVIYGIVNYKVHSKILMVMRRENSAIVRYVYLSTGNFNPKTARQYSDLGILTANPEIANDATQFFNIVSGYSAIQTMNHMSMAPINLKTNILAMIQREIDRSTPENPGLIIAKMNSLSHEEVIKALYKASQAGVKILLNVRGICMLVPGVNKISENITVVSIVDRYLEHSRIFYFRNSGAEEIYISSADWMPRNLDRRIELMFPVTDRTLFKNIFEILNLYFTDNTHSHTLLSSGKWVETKNGTILKHAQKELYLKYKKTADTNTKIPEIEFKARRKN; encoded by the coding sequence ATGAAAAAAAAGCATAAAATTCCATTTTTTAACCGCGAACTTTCCTGGATAGAATTCAACGCAAGGGTTCTAAAAGAAGCGTGCAGAAAAGATATTCCCGTCATGGAAAAACTTCAGTTTTTAGCCATAGTCTCTTCAAACTTTAACGATTTTTTTCAAATAAGAGTGGCGGCAATAAAGCGGCTTTTAAAAGAAGCTCCCGACATAAAAGACAGCTCCGGTCTCAATCCCAGGGAACTTCTTAAAAAAATTTCACTACGGTGCCACGAAATTGTTCACGTGCAGCATGACTGTCTTGTAAACGACGTTCTTCCGAGCCTTAAACAAAACGGAATCGAATACGTTCCTCCGTCGGATTTTACTACTTATCAAAAAGCTTTTACAAAACATCTTTTTAACACGCAGATATTCCCTCTTTTAACGCCCTTACGCATAGACACGGAAAATTTTCCGAGCATAAGAAATTTGCAGCTGCACGCGGCTTTTTTGCTTAAACGCATGGAAGGTATTCCGCCTTTGGAAAATATGCCGCAGCAGGAAACGAGCGAACCTTTTATTTCCATCGTGCAAATTCCAAGCGTAATACAGCGCGTAATTCCCTTCGGCGGCAACGATAAGAAAAAATCTTTTTGTCTCTTGGATGATCTTGTGCTTCAATACGGAACTCAGCTGTTCCCCGGTTTTACAGTGGAACAGACCATGCTGTTTAAAATAACCCGCGACGCCGATCTTTCAGTAAACAGCGCGGACAACGATTTTATAGACGCTGTGGAAGAGGCAATCGCTCAAAGACAGTCTTCGTTTGCGGTAAGACTGCTTTGCACACAGTCAAGCCGCGACATTTTAAAAGTCCTTTCGGAAAAACTTGAAATAGAAGAAGACGATATATACCAGGTCGGAGGAATTATGGATCCTTCAACCTTGCTGGATATAACTAAAATAGAAAACACGGAAAAATTACACTACCCTGTGTGGCACCATTTTCATTCGGCCGACCTGCCTGCACAAGGCGCCTACTGGGATACTATAAAACAAAAAGATATCCTGCTGCATTTTCCGTATCAGTCGTATAATCCTGTCATAAAATTCATTTCGGATGCGGCGGACGATCCGGATGTACTTGCAATCAAGATGACTTTGTATCGGGCGGGTCATGAATCGCCTATAATAGACGCGCTCAAAAGAGCTGCCAACAACGGCAAGCAGGTAACCTGCTTTGTAGAACTTATGGCCCGCTTTGACGAAGAGCGCAATATTGCATGGGCTGAACAGCTTGAAAAGGCAAATGTGACTGTAATCTACGGAATAGTAAATTACAAGGTTCATTCGAAAATCCTCATGGTCATGCGCAGGGAAAATTCCGCAATAGTGCGATACGTTTATCTTTCAACGGGGAATTTCAATCCGAAAACCGCGCGCCAATATTCGGATTTGGGAATTTTGACGGCAAATCCTGAAATTGCCAACGACGCCACGCAATTTTTTAACATAGTTTCAGGGTACTCAGCTATACAAACCATGAACCACATGTCGATGGCGCCTATAAACCTAAAAACAAATATTCTGGCAATGATTCAAAGAGAAATCGATCGTTCTACGCCTGAAAATCCGGGCCTTATAATTGCAAAAATGAACAGTTTATCCCACGAAGAAGTCATAAAAGCCCTGTACAAAGCAAGTCAGGCGGGAGTAAAAATTCTTCTTAATGTACGGGGGATTTGTATGCTTGTGCCCGGCGTAAACAAGATAAGCGAAAACATTACGGTGGTTTCCATAGTGGACAGATATTTGGAGCATTCGCGCATATTCTATTTTAGAAATTCCGGCGCTGAAGAGATTTATATTTCAAGCGCAGATTGGATGCCTAGGAACCTCGACCGTCGTATAGAGCTGATGTTTCCCGTAACCGACAGAACATTGTTTAAAAACATATTCGAAATTTTAAACTTGTATTTTACGGATAACACTCATTCGCACACATTGCTTTCTTCGGGTAAATGGGTGGAAACGAAAAACGGCACTATTTTAAAACATGCGCAAAAAGAATTGTATTTAAAATATAAAAAGACAGCCGACACAAATACGAAAATTCCTGAAATAGAATTCAAGGCGCGAAGAAAAAATTAA